Proteins encoded by one window of Blautia luti:
- a CDS encoding 2-hydroxyacyl-CoA dehydratase, protein MNYKTLGIDIGSTTVKIAILDENENLIFADYKRHFANIQETLADLLQEAFDQYGEMTLHPVITGSGGLTLANHLGVPFTQEVIAVSTSLQKLAPKTDVAIELGGEDAKIIYFENGNVEQRMNGICAGGTGSFIDQMASLLQTDATGLNEYAKDYKALYPIAARCGVFAKTDIQPLINDGATKPDLSASIFQAVVNQTISGLACGKPIRGHVAFLGGPLHFLSELRESFIRTLKLDEEHTIIPENSHLFAAIGSALNAKEDNSISLTEMKDRLRNSIKLDFEVERMEPLFASQDEYDAFANRQSSYKVKTGDLATYKGNCYLGIDAGSTTTKTALVGEDGTLLYSFYSSNNGNPLKTTIRSIKEIYELLPKDAKIAYSCSTGYGEALIKAALILDEGEVETVSHYYAAAFFDPEVDCILDIGGQDMKCIKIRNKTVDSVQLNEACSSGCGSFIETFAKSLNYTVQDFAKAAIFAQHPIDLGTRCTVFMNSKVKQAQKEGAEVSDISAGLAYSVIKNALYKVIKVSDASELGKHIVVQGGTFYNDAVLRSFEKIANCEAIRPDIAGIMGAFGAALIARERHQEGKNTTMLSIDKINELKYTTSMANCRGCTNNCRLTINKFSGGRQYVSGNRCERGIGKEKNKDHIPNLYEYKYKRIFSYKPLTADKASRGKVGIPRVLNMFENYPFWYTFFTELKYEVVLSPTSNRKIYELGIESIPSESECYPAKLAHGHVTWLIRNGVKFIFYPCIPYERNEFPDAVNHYNCPIVTSYAENIKNNVDELNDPSITFRNPFLAFTSEEILAKRLVEEFKDIPAEEVKAAAHKGWEELAAARRDVQKKGEETLKYLEETGRHGIVLAGRPYHIDPEIHHGIPDLINSYGIAVLTEDSISHLAPVERPIRVNDQWMYHSRLYAAANYVKTRDDLDLIQLNSFGCGLDAVTTDEVYEILDGSDKIYTCLKIDEVNNLGAARIRIRSLIAAIRAKKEQGQKRTIKPASIEKVSFTKEMKKDYTILCPQMSPFHFSLLQAAFNSCGYNLEVLPNDNKHAVDVGLKYVNNDACYPSLIVVGQIMDALLSGKYDLNKTAVVMSQTGGGCRASNYIAFIRRALKKAGMEQIPVISVNLSGLESNPGFKLTLPLAKKVAYGAVFGDILMKCVYRMRPYELEEGIVNRKHKIWEQRIISFLSGSSVSHSQFKKMCREMVHEFDTIPISDVKKPRVGIVGEILVKFLPAANNHLAELLESEGAEAVVPDLIDFMCYCFYNQNFKVENLGFKKSKATIANWGIKAIEWVRKPASEALAQSRHFAPPADIRDLAKMASPIVSTGNQTGEGWFLTGEMMELIHGDVPNIVCIQPFGCLPNHIVGKGVIKEIRREYPTANIVAIDYDPGASEVNQLNRIKLMLSTAQKNLKKVQEKNA, encoded by the coding sequence ATGAATTACAAAACACTGGGAATCGATATCGGTTCCACTACTGTAAAGATTGCAATCCTGGACGAGAATGAGAATCTCATTTTTGCAGATTACAAGCGTCATTTTGCAAACATTCAGGAAACCCTTGCAGACCTTCTTCAGGAAGCTTTTGATCAATATGGCGAGATGACTCTCCATCCTGTGATCACAGGTTCCGGCGGTCTGACTCTTGCCAACCATCTGGGCGTCCCCTTTACTCAGGAGGTTATCGCAGTTTCTACATCTCTGCAGAAACTGGCTCCAAAAACAGACGTTGCTATCGAGCTTGGCGGTGAGGACGCCAAGATCATTTATTTCGAGAACGGAAACGTAGAACAGCGTATGAATGGTATCTGCGCAGGTGGTACCGGTTCTTTCATCGACCAGATGGCTTCTCTTCTTCAGACAGATGCAACAGGTCTGAATGAATATGCCAAAGATTACAAAGCACTTTACCCGATTGCAGCCCGTTGCGGTGTTTTTGCCAAAACAGATATCCAGCCACTGATCAACGACGGTGCGACCAAACCGGACTTATCTGCTTCTATTTTCCAGGCAGTTGTAAACCAGACCATTTCCGGTCTTGCCTGCGGGAAACCGATCCGCGGACATGTTGCATTCCTGGGCGGTCCGCTTCACTTCCTGTCTGAGCTGAGAGAGTCCTTCATCCGTACGCTGAAACTGGATGAGGAGCATACCATTATCCCGGAGAACTCTCATCTGTTCGCAGCCATCGGTTCTGCATTAAATGCAAAAGAAGACAATTCCATTTCCCTGACAGAAATGAAAGACAGACTCCGCAATTCCATTAAGCTGGATTTCGAAGTAGAACGTATGGAACCGCTGTTTGCTTCTCAGGATGAATACGACGCATTCGCGAATCGTCAGAGTTCCTATAAAGTAAAAACTGGAGATCTCGCTACATATAAAGGAAACTGCTATCTCGGTATTGATGCCGGTTCCACCACAACCAAGACTGCTCTGGTAGGTGAAGACGGAACACTTCTTTACTCTTTCTACAGCAGCAACAACGGAAATCCGTTAAAGACCACCATCCGTTCTATTAAAGAAATCTACGAACTGCTTCCAAAGGATGCAAAAATTGCATATTCCTGTTCTACAGGTTACGGCGAGGCTTTGATCAAAGCTGCTCTGATCCTGGATGAGGGCGAGGTTGAGACTGTTTCCCATTACTATGCAGCAGCATTCTTTGACCCGGAAGTAGACTGTATCCTTGATATCGGTGGTCAGGATATGAAATGTATCAAGATCCGAAACAAGACTGTCGACAGTGTACAGCTGAACGAGGCATGTTCTTCAGGATGCGGTTCCTTCATCGAGACATTTGCCAAATCCCTGAACTATACAGTACAGGATTTCGCCAAAGCTGCAATTTTTGCCCAGCATCCGATTGATCTGGGTACCAGATGTACTGTATTCATGAACTCCAAAGTTAAACAGGCCCAGAAAGAGGGCGCTGAAGTTTCCGATATTTCCGCTGGTCTTGCTTACTCAGTTATTAAGAATGCTCTATACAAAGTTATCAAAGTTTCTGATGCTTCCGAACTTGGTAAACATATCGTTGTACAGGGTGGTACTTTCTACAATGATGCAGTTCTGCGAAGCTTTGAAAAGATTGCCAACTGTGAAGCCATCCGTCCGGATATCGCCGGAATCATGGGAGCTTTCGGTGCTGCTCTGATCGCTCGCGAACGTCATCAGGAAGGCAAAAATACTACCATGCTCTCTATTGATAAGATCAATGAACTGAAATACACAACTTCTATGGCCAACTGCCGTGGATGTACCAATAACTGCCGTCTGACCATCAACAAGTTCTCCGGCGGCCGCCAGTATGTAAGTGGTAACCGCTGTGAACGCGGTATTGGCAAAGAAAAAAACAAAGACCATATTCCGAACCTTTACGAATATAAATATAAACGTATTTTCTCCTACAAACCTCTCACTGCTGACAAAGCATCCAGAGGCAAGGTAGGTATCCCGCGTGTCCTGAATATGTTTGAGAATTATCCGTTCTGGTATACGTTCTTTACAGAACTGAAGTATGAGGTTGTACTCTCTCCTACTTCCAACAGAAAGATTTACGAACTGGGTATCGAATCCATCCCAAGTGAATCCGAATGTTATCCGGCGAAGCTTGCACATGGTCATGTAACCTGGCTGATCCGCAATGGCGTGAAATTTATTTTCTACCCATGTATTCCATATGAAAGAAACGAATTTCCGGATGCAGTCAACCATTATAACTGCCCGATCGTTACTTCTTATGCAGAGAATATCAAAAACAATGTAGATGAATTAAATGATCCGTCCATTACTTTCCGCAATCCGTTCCTTGCATTTACTTCTGAGGAAATCCTGGCCAAACGTCTGGTAGAAGAATTCAAGGATATCCCGGCAGAGGAAGTCAAAGCTGCTGCACATAAAGGATGGGAAGAACTGGCAGCTGCACGCCGCGATGTACAGAAGAAAGGGGAAGAAACCCTGAAATATCTGGAGGAAACAGGCCGCCACGGCATTGTCCTTGCAGGCCGTCCATACCACATTGACCCGGAAATCCATCATGGTATCCCGGATCTGATCAACAGCTACGGAATCGCTGTACTGACTGAGGATTCTATCTCTCATCTGGCACCTGTAGAACGTCCGATCCGTGTCAATGACCAGTGGATGTATCACTCCAGACTGTATGCAGCAGCAAACTATGTAAAGACCCGCGACGATCTGGATCTGATCCAGCTGAACTCTTTCGGATGTGGTCTGGATGCGGTTACCACTGATGAAGTTTATGAGATCCTTGACGGAAGCGATAAAATCTATACCTGCTTAAAGATCGACGAAGTAAACAACCTCGGTGCCGCAAGAATCCGTATCCGTTCCCTGATCGCAGCGATCCGTGCAAAGAAGGAGCAGGGACAGAAACGTACGATCAAACCTGCCTCCATCGAGAAAGTATCCTTTACAAAGGAAATGAAAAAGGATTATACCATTCTCTGCCCGCAGATGTCACCGTTCCATTTCAGTCTCCTGCAGGCGGCATTCAATTCCTGTGGATATAACCTGGAAGTACTTCCGAACGATAACAAACATGCAGTAGATGTTGGTCTGAAATATGTAAACAACGATGCATGTTACCCGTCTCTGATCGTAGTCGGTCAGATCATGGACGCATTGCTTTCTGGCAAATATGACCTGAACAAAACAGCAGTTGTAATGTCCCAGACAGGTGGTGGATGCCGTGCTTCCAACTATATTGCATTTATCCGCCGTGCATTAAAGAAAGCCGGTATGGAACAGATCCCGGTTATCTCTGTTAACTTAAGCGGTCTGGAAAGCAACCCCGGATTCAAGCTTACTCTTCCACTGGCAAAGAAAGTAGCTTACGGTGCTGTATTCGGAGATATCCTGATGAAATGTGTATACCGTATGCGTCCTTATGAACTGGAAGAAGGAATCGTAAACAGAAAACATAAGATTTGGGAACAGCGTATCATCTCCTTCTTAAGCGGAAGCAGTGTCAGCCACAGCCAGTTTAAGAAGATGTGCCGTGAAATGGTTCATGAATTTGATACCATCCCGATCAGTGATGTGAAAAAACCTCGTGTTGGTATCGTAGGTGAGATCCTTGTCAAGTTCCTGCCTGCAGCAAATAACCATCTGGCTGAACTTCTGGAGTCCGAAGGCGCTGAGGCAGTTGTCCCGGATCTGATCGATTTCATGTGCTACTGCTTCTACAACCAGAACTTCAAGGTAGAAAACCTTGGCTTCAAGAAGTCCAAAGCAACTATTGCAAACTGGGGAATTAAGGCAATTGAATGGGTAAGAAAGCCGGCAAGCGAAGCTCTCGCACAGAGCCGTCATTTCGCACCACCTGCTGATATCAGAGATCTTGCAAAAATGGCATCTCCGATCGTTTCCACTGGAAACCAGACAGGTGAGGGATGGTTTCTGACAGGCGAAATGATGGAGCTGATCCATGGAGACGTTCCGAATATCGTTTGTATCCAGCCATTCGGATGTCTGCCGAATCACATTGTAGGTAAAGGTGTTATCAAAGAAATCCGCCGTGAATATCCGACAGCAAATATCGTAGCCATCGACTACGACCCGGGTGCAAGTGAAGTTAACCAGCTGAACCGAATTAAACTGATGCTTTCCACTGCGCAGAAGAACCTGAAAAAAGTACAGGAAAAAAACGCTTAA
- the tgt gene encoding tRNA guanosine(34) transglycosylase Tgt, with protein sequence MAEYKLLKTEGRAKRAEFHTVHGTIQTPVFMNVGTIGAIKGAVSTMDLQQIGTQVELSNTYHLHVRPGDKIVKQLGGLHKFMVWDKPILTDSGGFQVFSLAKLRKIKEEGVYFNSHIDGHKIFMGPEESMQIQSNLGSTIAMAFDECPSSVADRDYVQKSVDRTTRWLARCKAEMARLNSLPDTINKEQLLFGINQGAVYEDIRIEHAKAISEMDLDGYAVGGLAVGETHEEMYRILDEVVPYLPQNKPTYLMGVGTPANILEGVERGIDFFDCVYPSRNGRHGHVYTNHGKMNLFNAKYELDTRPIEEGCQCPACQHYSRAYIRHLLKAKEMLGMRLCVLHNLYFYNHMMEEIRDAIDAGNFAEYKKMRLEGFEEGKINSKRQ encoded by the coding sequence ATGGCAGAATACAAACTTCTGAAAACAGAGGGACGTGCAAAGCGTGCAGAATTTCATACTGTGCACGGTACGATCCAGACTCCTGTTTTTATGAACGTAGGAACGATCGGCGCCATCAAAGGTGCAGTGTCTACCATGGATTTACAGCAGATCGGAACACAGGTAGAGTTATCCAATACCTACCATCTTCATGTACGTCCGGGAGATAAAATCGTGAAGCAGTTAGGCGGTCTTCACAAATTTATGGTCTGGGACAAACCAATCCTTACAGACTCAGGCGGATTCCAGGTATTTTCCCTTGCCAAGTTAAGAAAGATCAAAGAAGAGGGCGTTTATTTTAATTCCCATATTGATGGCCACAAGATTTTCATGGGACCGGAAGAGAGTATGCAGATCCAGTCAAATCTTGGTTCCACGATTGCAATGGCGTTTGATGAGTGCCCGAGCAGTGTGGCAGACAGAGATTATGTACAGAAATCTGTAGACAGAACCACACGCTGGCTTGCACGCTGTAAAGCTGAGATGGCGAGACTGAACAGCCTGCCGGATACCATCAATAAAGAGCAGCTTTTGTTTGGTATCAACCAGGGAGCTGTCTATGAAGATATCCGTATTGAGCATGCAAAAGCAATCTCAGAGATGGATCTGGATGGCTATGCAGTAGGCGGTCTGGCAGTTGGTGAGACTCATGAAGAGATGTACAGGATTCTGGATGAAGTTGTACCATATCTTCCACAGAACAAACCTACCTACCTGATGGGAGTAGGAACACCTGCCAATATCCTGGAAGGTGTAGAACGTGGAATTGACTTCTTTGACTGCGTATATCCAAGCCGCAACGGCCGTCATGGACATGTTTATACCAATCACGGAAAAATGAACCTATTTAATGCGAAATATGAACTGGATACACGTCCGATCGAAGAGGGATGCCAGTGTCCTGCCTGCCAGCATTACAGCAGAGCCTATATCCGTCATCTTTTGAAAGCAAAAGAAATGCTGGGAATGCGCCTTTGCGTACTTCATAATCTGTATTTCTATAATCACATGATGGAAGAGATCCGTGATGCCATTGACGCAGGAAACTTCGCAGAATATAAGAAGATGCGTCTCGAAGGTTTCGAAGAAGGCAAGATCAATTCAAAGAGACAATAA
- the ung gene encoding uracil-DNA glycosylase yields the protein MSAITGDWLEALKGEFRQPYYAKLYRTVMSEYQTRKIFPPADDLFNAFHFTPLHEVKVVILGQDPYHNDGQAHGLCFSVKRGVETPPSLVNIYQELHDDCGCYIPNNGYLEKWAKQGVLLLNTVLTVRAHQANSHRGIGWEQFTDAAIQVLNEQDRPMVFLLWGRPAQMKKSMLNNPKHLILEAPHPSPLSAYRGFFGCKHFSKTNEFLVANGLEPIDWQIENI from the coding sequence ATGTCAGCGATTACAGGCGACTGGCTGGAAGCATTGAAAGGAGAATTTCGCCAGCCATATTATGCAAAGCTTTACAGGACAGTAATGTCAGAATATCAGACGAGAAAAATTTTCCCGCCTGCAGATGATTTATTCAATGCATTTCATTTTACACCGCTTCATGAGGTAAAAGTTGTGATCCTTGGACAGGATCCATATCATAATGACGGACAGGCACATGGTCTGTGTTTCTCTGTAAAGAGAGGAGTAGAGACACCGCCGTCACTGGTCAACATTTATCAGGAACTTCATGATGACTGCGGATGCTATATTCCGAATAATGGTTATTTGGAGAAATGGGCGAAGCAGGGAGTGCTTCTTCTGAACACCGTTCTGACTGTACGCGCCCATCAGGCGAATTCCCATCGTGGGATTGGTTGGGAACAGTTTACAGATGCAGCAATTCAGGTTCTGAATGAACAAGATCGTCCCATGGTATTTCTGCTCTGGGGACGTCCGGCACAGATGAAGAAATCTATGCTGAACAATCCGAAGCATCTGATCCTGGAAGCACCTCACCCAAGTCCGCTGTCTGCTTACAGAGGCTTCTTTGGATGTAAGCATTTCAGCAAAACGAACGAATTTCTGGTTGCCAACGGTCTGGAACCGATCGACTGGCAGATAGAAAATATATAA
- the ilvD gene encoding dihydroxy-acid dehydratase, whose protein sequence is MRSDAVKTGTQQAPHRSLFNALGMTKEEMDRPLVGIVSSYNEIVPGHMNLDKIAQAVKLGVAMAGGTPVMFPAIAVCDGIAMGHVGMKYSLVTRDLIADSTEAMAMAHQFDALVMIPNCDKNVPGLLMAAARLNVPTVFVSGGPMLAGHLNGHKTSLSSMFEAVGAYAAGKLDEEGLTECEMKTCPTCGSCSGMYTANSMNCLTEVLGMGLKGNGTIPAVYSERIRLAKHAGMQVMEMYRKNIRPRDIMTKEAILNALTVDMALGCSTNSMLHLPAIAHEIGMDFDISFANEISAKTPNLCHLAPAGPTYMEDLNEAGGVYAVMNELNKKGLLHTECMTVTGKTVGENIKDCVNLNPEVIRPIDNPYSQTGGLAVLKGNLAPDGGVVKRSAVVEEMMVHEGPARVFDCEEDAIAAIKGGKIVEGDVVVIRYEGPKGGPGMREMLNPTSAIAGMGLGSSVALITDGRFSGASRGASIGHVSPEAAVGGPIALVEEGDIISINIPELKLELKVSDEEMQARKAKWQPREPKVTTGYLARYAAMVTSGNRGAILEVPKAK, encoded by the coding sequence ATGAGAAGTGATGCAGTAAAAACAGGCACACAGCAGGCACCTCATCGTTCCCTGTTTAATGCTCTTGGAATGACAAAAGAAGAAATGGACAGACCTCTGGTAGGTATCGTAAGCTCCTATAATGAGATCGTACCAGGCCATATGAACCTTGACAAGATCGCACAGGCGGTAAAACTTGGCGTAGCAATGGCAGGCGGTACACCTGTTATGTTCCCGGCGATCGCAGTCTGTGATGGTATCGCAATGGGACATGTTGGAATGAAATACTCTCTGGTTACCAGAGACCTGATCGCAGATTCCACAGAAGCCATGGCAATGGCACATCAGTTTGATGCTCTGGTTATGATCCCGAACTGTGACAAGAACGTACCTGGACTTCTGATGGCAGCAGCCAGACTGAATGTTCCGACTGTATTTGTAAGTGGCGGCCCGATGCTTGCCGGACATCTGAACGGACACAAGACAAGTCTTTCCAGCATGTTCGAAGCAGTTGGTGCTTATGCAGCAGGCAAACTTGATGAAGAGGGTCTGACAGAATGTGAAATGAAAACATGTCCTACCTGTGGATCCTGTTCCGGTATGTACACAGCAAACTCCATGAACTGTCTGACAGAAGTTCTTGGTATGGGCCTGAAAGGAAACGGAACCATTCCTGCTGTATATTCCGAACGTATCCGTCTTGCAAAACATGCAGGTATGCAGGTTATGGAAATGTACAGAAAGAATATCCGTCCAAGAGATATCATGACAAAAGAAGCAATCCTCAATGCTCTGACAGTAGACATGGCACTTGGATGCTCTACAAACAGTATGCTTCATCTTCCGGCTATCGCTCATGAGATCGGAATGGACTTTGATATCAGCTTTGCAAATGAGATCAGTGCAAAGACTCCGAACCTCTGCCACCTTGCACCAGCAGGCCCGACATACATGGAAGACCTGAACGAAGCAGGCGGTGTGTACGCAGTTATGAACGAATTGAATAAGAAGGGACTCCTTCATACAGAGTGCATGACAGTTACAGGTAAGACAGTAGGCGAGAACATCAAAGACTGTGTAAACTTAAATCCTGAAGTTATCAGACCGATCGATAATCCATACAGCCAGACAGGCGGACTTGCAGTACTGAAAGGAAACCTTGCACCGGATGGCGGTGTTGTAAAACGTTCCGCAGTTGTAGAAGAGATGATGGTTCATGAAGGACCTGCAAGAGTCTTCGACTGTGAAGAAGATGCAATCGCAGCGATCAAAGGCGGTAAGATCGTAGAGGGTGACGTAGTCGTTATCCGTTATGAAGGACCAAAAGGCGGCCCTGGTATGAGAGAGATGCTGAACCCGACATCTGCAATCGCAGGTATGGGACTTGGTTCTTCCGTAGCCCTCATCACAGACGGACGTTTCAGCGGTGCTTCCAGAGGAGCATCTATCGGACATGTTTCACCGGAAGCAGCAGTCGGCGGCCCGATCGCACTTGTTGAAGAAGGCGACATCATCAGCATTAACATTCCGGAACTGAAACTGGAACTCAAGGTTTCTGATGAAGAAATGCAGGCAAGAAAAGCAAAATGGCAGCCACGTGAGCCGAAAGTAACAACAGGATATCTTGCAAGATATGCTGCAATGGTAACTTCCGGAAACAGAGGTGCGATCCTTGAAGTACCGAAAGCCAAATAA
- the yajC gene encoding preprotein translocase subunit YajC encodes MDASSGMGMVGAIIWMVVLFGIMYFLMLRPQKKEQKRLQAMLNDMEVGDSIVTTGGFYGVVIDMTDEDVIVEFGNNKNCRIPMRKQAIAEVEKAEKAAE; translated from the coding sequence ATGGACGCATCAAGCGGAATGGGTATGGTCGGTGCTATTATCTGGATGGTAGTTCTGTTCGGAATTATGTACTTCTTAATGCTTCGCCCTCAGAAGAAAGAACAGAAGAGACTTCAGGCAATGTTAAATGACATGGAAGTTGGCGACAGCATTGTTACTACCGGTGGATTTTATGGTGTTGTCATTGATATGACAGATGAAGATGTGATCGTAGAGTTCGGTAACAACAAAAACTGCCGTATCCCTATGAGAAAACAGGCGATCGCCGAAGTAGAGAAAGCAGAGAAAGCTGCAGAATAA
- the leuB gene encoding 3-isopropylmalate dehydrogenase has protein sequence MDYKIALIPGDGIGPEIVREAKKVLDKVCEKYGHSFSYSEVLLGGASIDVHGVPLTDEAIATAKSSDAVLMGSIGGDAKTSPWYKLEPSKRPEAGLLAIRKALNLFANLRPAYLYNELKKACPLRDEIIGDGFDMIIVRELTGGLYFGERKTIEENGVKKAIDTLSYNENEIRRIAIKAFEIARKRRNKVTSVDKANVLDSSRLWRKVVEEVAKDYPDVTLEHMLVDNCAMQLVRDPKQFDVILTENMFGDILSDEASMVTGSIGMLSSASLNETKFGLYEPSHGSAPDIAGQDKANPIATILSAAMMLRFSLDMDKEADAVEAAVQKVLTDGYRTGDIMSEGCKLVGTKEMGDLIAAAL, from the coding sequence ATGGATTATAAGATTGCATTGATCCCCGGTGACGGAATCGGACCGGAAATCGTAAGAGAAGCAAAGAAAGTACTGGACAAGGTATGCGAGAAATATGGACATAGCTTTTCCTATTCAGAAGTTCTGTTAGGAGGCGCATCCATCGATGTACACGGCGTACCGCTTACTGATGAGGCAATTGCTACTGCGAAGTCATCAGATGCCGTACTTATGGGCTCTATTGGTGGAGATGCAAAAACTTCTCCATGGTATAAACTTGAGCCATCCAAACGCCCGGAAGCAGGACTTCTTGCTATCCGTAAAGCATTAAATCTTTTTGCAAATTTAAGGCCTGCTTATCTTTATAACGAATTAAAAAAAGCATGCCCGCTCCGCGATGAGATCATCGGAGACGGATTTGACATGATCATTGTACGTGAGCTTACAGGCGGTCTGTACTTTGGAGAACGTAAAACAATCGAAGAAAACGGCGTGAAGAAAGCCATCGATACACTTTCCTATAATGAAAATGAGATCCGCCGTATCGCGATCAAAGCATTCGAGATCGCACGTAAGAGAAGAAATAAAGTCACAAGCGTTGACAAAGCAAATGTTCTGGATTCTTCCAGACTCTGGAGAAAAGTGGTAGAAGAAGTTGCCAAAGATTATCCGGATGTTACCTTAGAGCATATGCTGGTTGACAACTGCGCAATGCAGCTTGTCCGCGACCCGAAACAGTTCGACGTTATCCTGACAGAGAATATGTTTGGAGATATCCTTTCTGATGAAGCAAGTATGGTAACAGGATCTATCGGAATGCTTTCATCTGCAAGCTTAAATGAAACCAAGTTTGGTCTCTATGAGCCAAGCCACGGTTCCGCGCCTGATATCGCAGGACAGGATAAGGCAAACCCGATCGCAACGATTCTTTCCGCAGCAATGATGCTTCGTTTCTCCCTTGATATGGACAAGGAAGCAGATGCAGTAGAAGCAGCAGTACAGAAAGTCCTGACAGATGGATACCGCACAGGTGACATTATGTCAGAAGGATGCAAACTGGTCGGAACAAAAGAAATGGGCGACCTGATCGCAGCAGCTCTGTAA
- a CDS encoding putative polysaccharide biosynthesis protein, which produces MNQKNNLVKNASFLMIAAMISKVIGLLYKSPLSNIIGSLGMGYTSLAQNAYMILLMIASFSIPQAVSKLISERIALKDYRNAHKFFKGAMIYAMVVGGAVALFCLFGAGLIIPKNQKDAILALQILAPTIFLSGILGVFRGYFQAYRNMMPTSISQILEQVFNAAVSLLAAWGFINVFADGTENSIAKWGAAGSTVGTGAGVVAALIFMLLVYGVNRGKIMHRVNRDHRHQEESYKEIFRVIVLVVSPIILSAFVYNVNAYINGYLFSDILGRRGGDATQIGILYAEYATYFMTIINIPLTLSSTAPTSMIPEVSSLYATGDIEATKACIDQTVQLSMVVSAPCAMGLAVLAQPIVFLLYGNSTGLAANLLILGSFSILLNGMSNISNGVLQAIGQQRIPVVTAAIALAVDIIVVVVLLFTTNLGVYALLIAMVVYSIVVCVLNDLAMKKYLQYKNPWKKGYLYPILASIPMGIVAGCICYGLNIFVKSNFICLIVSIPIAAVVYLFAYLVISKPSEAELRRIPGGSYLVRIAEKLPFWQNV; this is translated from the coding sequence ATGAATCAGAAAAATAATCTAGTAAAAAATGCGTCCTTTCTGATGATTGCAGCGATGATCTCCAAGGTGATCGGACTTCTGTATAAGAGTCCGCTTTCCAATATTATCGGAAGTCTTGGAATGGGATATACAAGCCTTGCGCAGAACGCATATATGATCCTTCTTATGATCGCGTCATTCAGTATTCCACAGGCTGTGTCAAAACTAATCTCTGAGCGTATTGCTCTGAAAGATTACAGAAATGCGCATAAGTTCTTCAAGGGTGCCATGATCTATGCCATGGTAGTGGGAGGAGCGGTCGCTTTGTTCTGTCTCTTCGGGGCAGGACTGATCATTCCGAAGAATCAGAAAGATGCGATCCTGGCACTTCAGATTCTTGCACCGACAATCTTCCTGTCCGGTATCCTGGGTGTATTCAGAGGATATTTTCAGGCATACAGAAATATGATGCCTACATCTATTTCCCAGATTCTGGAACAGGTATTTAATGCAGCAGTCAGTTTGCTGGCAGCATGGGGATTTATCAATGTTTTTGCAGACGGTACAGAGAACAGCATTGCGAAATGGGGAGCAGCAGGTTCTACAGTAGGAACCGGTGCCGGCGTAGTTGCGGCGCTGATCTTTATGCTTCTTGTTTATGGTGTGAACCGCGGTAAGATCATGCATCGTGTGAACAGGGACCACAGACATCAGGAAGAATCTTACAAAGAGATATTCCGTGTCATTGTGCTCGTAGTTTCACCAATTATCCTCAGTGCATTTGTCTATAATGTTAACGCTTATATCAATGGATATCTTTTCTCTGATATTCTTGGCAGAAGAGGCGGGGATGCTACACAGATCGGTATTCTTTATGCGGAGTATGCAACTTATTTCATGACTATTATTAATATTCCGCTGACGCTGTCTAGTACAGCGCCGACTTCTATGATTCCTGAAGTATCTTCATTATATGCAACAGGTGATATTGAGGCAACAAAGGCATGTATTGACCAGACGGTACAGCTCTCTATGGTTGTTTCTGCACCGTGTGCAATGGGTCTTGCAGTACTTGCACAGCCAATCGTATTTCTTCTTTATGGAAATTCTACAGGACTTGCAGCAAACCTGCTGATCCTTGGATCATTTTCCATTTTGCTGAATGGAATGTCCAATATTTCCAATGGTGTGCTTCAGGCAATCGGCCAGCAGAGAATTCCTGTGGTAACAGCAGCGATTGCACTGGCTGTAGATATTATTGTGGTTGTAGTGCTGCTGTTTACAACAAACCTTGGTGTATATGCACTGCTGATCGCGATGGTGGTTTATTCTATTGTTGTATGTGTATTGAACGACCTGGCGATGAAGAAATATCTTCAGTATAAAAATCCGTGGAAAAAAGGTTACCTGTATCCGATTCTTGCTTCTATTCCTATGGGAATCGTTGCAGGATGTATCTGTTATGGACTGAATATTTTTGTAAAATCCAACTTCATTTGTCTGATCGTTTCTATTCCGATTGCGGCAGTTGTGTATCTGTTTGCTTATCTGGTTATCAGTAAACCGTCAGAAGCAGAACTCAGAAGAATTCCAGGAGGCAGTTATCTGGTAAGAATTGCGGAGAAACTTCCGTTTTGGCAGAATGTATAA